Within Roseibium sp. HPY-6, the genomic segment GTCTGGCGACTTGCCGCAAAATCGTGGACCGCCACAGCGGATCTATCGACGCACACGGAGAACCGGATGTCGGAGCCACCTTTTTCATTGAGCTACCTTTGAGACAAAGCAATACAGAGGACCAGGACTAATGCAGACCTCCAGGCCTATTCGAATTCTTATCGCCGACGACGACGCTGACGATCGCATCCTGATTGCCGATGCCTTCGAAGAGGCACGGCTGAGCAATCCGGTCGACTTCGTGGAAGACGGTATCGAGTTGCTGGAATATCTACGGCATGAAGGAAAGTATTCGGACTTGCCGGCCGGAACTCATCCGGGCCTCATTCTGCTTGACCTGAACATGCCACGCATGGACGGTCGCACGGCTCTGGAGCAAATTCGCGCTGACGAAGAACTCCGACGCATTCCTATCGTCGTTCTGACAACGTCAAAATCCGAAGAAGACATCCTGAAAACCTACAATCTTGGTGTCAATTCATTCATAACCAAACCGGTCACATTCGAAGGCCTGTGCGAAATCGTGCAGATATTGAGCCGGTATTGGATCGAGATCGTTGTCCTACCGAATGAAGCGGAAGACTAGAAGCCTGTAATCATTGATTTTTATCGATATTCGATCGGCTTTTGTGTCCTGACAATCATCCGGCATCAGCGTTCGAGCGCAGGCCGGATGTTTTCGTATCAAATGCACCGGCAGTGCATCACGCACTAATCTTTAAGTAGTATCTTTCGTTCTTACGCGCACATACGGAGTATTACTCATACTCTCCGGTGACGATCATCAATAAAACCAAATTTTAACTATATAGATAAGTAAGAGATGTCATTAACGTCAAATAAGTTAGCCGGGTTTTATTCTGCACGTCGATGTCGTAGGAGGTAATATTGAGCGGCAAGGAAATAAACGTGCTCATCGTCGATGATGACGAGGACGATATCTACCTTATCGTCGACACGATCGGTGAAATCGCCGAATCTGAGTACGCTTTGCATGTGTCTCACTCCCCGGCAAAAGCAATCGATATCATCAAGTCCAATACGATCGACATCGTTCTGTGTGACTACCTCATGGGAGCGACCAGCGGACTTGATCTGATCAACTCCATGCGCGCCGAGAACATTGAGACGCCCGTTATCCTCCTGACCGGCATGGGCGGACGCCATCTGGACGATGCGGCACTTGCGGCTGGCGCTGCCGATTTCATCTCGAAGAACTCGCTCTCACCGGAGGTCATCGACCGCGCGGTGCGCTATGCGATCGCCAACGCGGAACGCCAATGCGTTCTTCAAACCGTTCTGACAAACGTCAATGCTGCCGTAGTGCTGATTGACAAGGACGGAGCCTTGAAACTTTGGAACCCGATGTACGCCGATCTGGTGGAATCTGAAATCGGGTGTACGGAGGAGGCCTCGCTAAAGGCGTTTTCATCGAGGATCCTCTCGGAAAATCGAATTTTCCCCATCGGCGACCGGATTTTGGAACGCAAGATCACCAATCTCTTGAACAACGAGATGGTGGTCATGCTGCAGGACGTGACCGAACACGTGGAAGCCTTGCGTGAACGCGAGCTCGCAAACAACCGCGCCGAGCATCTGGCGATGCACTGTTCCTTGACCAACCTGCCGAACCGGAATGCTTTCAATGACCGCCTCAATCAGGAAATTGCGCGCGCCAAGGACCAGAGTTCCGGGTTTTACCTGTTTCTGCTCGACCTGAACAAGTTCAAGGAAGTCAACGACTTTTACGGGCACCAGGTCGGAGACGCCCTCTTGTCGGAAGTCGGTCGGCGGATGGGTGCCTGCCTTAAGGAAGGCGACTATCTCGCGCGTCTTGGAGGTGATGAATTCGTCGCCATCCAACGCTGGGACGAAAAGCGGCATGCTTCACCGGAACTTGCACACAGGATCGTGGAAGTCGTCAACGGCTCCTATCCTCTTCTGGGAACCATTGTGAATGCTAGCATCAGTATCGGGATCGCAACCTACCCCGAGCACGGCAAGACCGCGGAAGAACTGATGTCGAACGCGGATCTGGCGATGTACAGGGCAAAGGAAAATCCCGTAAATCCGGTTTCATCCTTTGACGCTGACATGGACAAGGTGATCCGCGAAACCCGCAAACTTGCGCGCGATCTGAAAATGGCCGTTGAGCTGGCCGACCTCGATGTTCACTTTCAGCCGCAGGCCAATGTAAGCGACTCCTCAATTGTCGGTTTCGAGGCGCTCGCGCGCTGGAACCACGCCAAACTCGGCGCAATATCCCCCTCACGTTTCATTCCGATCGCGGAAGACACGGGGCTGATCCATAAGGTCGGCGAGCTTGTCTTGTTGAAGGCCTGCGAAATCGCCTCGACCTGGACGCGGCCACTCAAGGTCGCGGTGAACATCTCGCCCCTCCAGATCAGATACACCGATATCGATCAGATCGTGCACTCCGTTCTCCTGAAGACCCAGCTTCCGGCCTCACGCCTGGAACTGGAAGTGACGGAGAGCGTGCTCATCGACGATTTCGATCGGGCGCATCACATCTTGCGCAAACTCAAGAACCTGGGTGTTTCGATCGCCCTAGACGATTTCGGGACCGGTTTTGCGTCCTTGTCGACGCTGGTTTCCTTTCCGTTCGACAAGATCAAGATCGACCGCTCCTTCACCAGCAGCATCGACAAGAGTGCGAAGGCGGCAGAAGCGATGCGCGCCATGATCGGTCTCGGTCAGAACCTCAATCACCGCGTTATTGTCGAGGGTGTCGAAAAGCCGCTCCACGTCGACTTCCTTGCGAAGCTTAACTGCGACCTGATGCAGGGCTTTCTAATCGGCGCACCCACGCCTCACCACACATTCGACGATCTGACACAACCGGTCGGAACAAGCGGTGCGAGCGAAAGAAGAGCATCGCCGCGCAGAGCCAAGTTTTCGAACTGCGCATAAGATTTCCCGCCTCAGCCGGAGGCGGCCCGAGAACCTCCTCACGAACATCGCCAAACTGAGAACATGCCGGGCCTTAAAGGCTTTCCGCAGCCCCCTGCCCGCTACCCGCAGTTCGCTCGTTCAAGGACGCCTCACCTTTCGGGGTTAGTTTGTAAATCCCGCGTTCCACGCGCTCGAACCAACCATAGTGATCGTCCGCCATAATTCGGGTCGCGCGCTCGACATTAGTCGCCTTTGCAATGTCGGCACCACGGCTGGGCCCGTTCGTCTCAAGATAGGCAGCACATCTCAGCGCGTCCTGGCGATAAGCGGTCACCAGTCGCACCCGGGTCGAGCCACCGGTATTCGGGTCACCTACCCGGCGTGAAAACTCTCTGAGCAGCCGGTCCTTGCGTGGTTTGGATTTGCGGGGTGTGTAGGGCCCCGGATCAACATGCACCTCAACCAGGCCATCAGCAAGCCGGACCGTGATAAGGCCAAGTCCAAGACGCCGCGCCAGATTGATGTTGTTTCGCAGAGCATGTTGAAACCGCCGTCCCGTTCCCCGGGCAACGGCGATGTAAACCGTATCCGTCACGGACTGCCGCGTGATGGCCTGATGAAAGAGGCCGAGCGAGAAGCCGGTTTTCAGCTCGACAATGACCGGTTCCTCGTCTCCACGGCAGGCAACGATATCGGCAGCACCAACCTCCGCCTTTACGTCGTACCCTTGCCCAATGAGGAAGGTCTTTACCGGCAGATAGAGATCGGTTTCCAGGATTCGGCTCATGGACAAAGCCTATGACTGGAACCGGCGCCGGGCAATTCCGCAAACGCATGCGTTTCATTCACTCCCCAGGTCTCGGTCCACAACGCTGTGTCCTTTCCAGCGCGCAAAACCTGTCGCGTTTAGCCGTAACACTGCTTCAGCAAAGGACTCAAACAGAACAGCAAAAATGCCAATTGCGATCTTTAAGTCTTCGATATGATAGTGTTTCAATTTGACCTCCTTTACGGAAGTCACGATGTGAAAAACGTTAAACGGTGATCAAGATCACGACTTGCCACCCGGGCTTGAAATAATCGGGGCCGGTTTTGTGTTCAAGGGACGTAAAGATGCCACTCACCAATCCATTGTTTCGCGACAACGCACGAATAAGAGACGCCGCCGAAAATGCCCCGCCGATGCGCCGCGGGGAACGCAACGCAGAGGCGGTCCGGATTCTTCAAAATGCCCTGATTGCCGTAAATGCTTCAACGATGCGCCGGTCTATCCGTTCGGATGGAACACTCGACGGGGATTATGGCGGTGAGACAGTGGCAGGTGTTGCCAGGTTTCAGGCAATGGCCGGTCAGGCTGAAGACGGCGGGCGCGGCGACGGAATTGCGGGCCGCTTGACCTGGCAGGCGCTTGACGAGCGCGCACCGCATGAACCTGCACCGATCAGCATAACGCCCGCCCCGGTCGTGACACCGCATGCCGAAACGCCTCAGACGCTTGGGCCCGGCTCGGTCAGACTGCCGAGCGCCGCAGTACTCTTGCGTGAATACAGACGCTTTCGGGAAGTGAGTGGGCTGCCCTGTGGCCAGGGCATCACCAATCAATGTGCCATCCGCATGAGCGTTGCCCTGATGCGCAGCGATATTGGCTTTCATTTCGACCGCACACGTATCCGCTATACCCACACAGCCTCCAACCGCAGATGCGGCACCGGCGTTGCCCATAATGCCAGCGCTTCACGGCTGATCGCTTATCTGCAGGATTTCTGGCGCTTTCAGCGATATTCCAAGCGGGGCAGCAATTCCATGACGGCGGAACAGATCGAGCGCGCGCTGACGGACCGTCCCGGGATCATCTATTTTGAGGATTGTTTCGAGCGGGCTGACGGCTCCGCAGGCGACCATATCGATTTCTGGGATGGCTCCAGGGTCATGAACGACCGGCTGGACTACAACGGACCTGGTGAACGTGACGCGGGCGAAGGTCCGTCGAGCAGCCGCTGGTTTAGAAATATCCCGAGGGAATTGCTGTTTCTCGAGATCCCGAGATAAGAGCAAAGCGTGTCCATTCGGCTGGCGTGCCGGGAACGCGAATGGTCCCCGGCACATATCCGCGTTCAGAGCGTGCCCGCGCTCATCTCCCTGGCAATATGGTCCGCCTGCCGGATTGCGAGCGCCACGATCGTAAGCGTCGGATTTTCGGCCGCACCCGTCGTGAATTGCGATCCGTCGGAAATGAACAGGTTCGCAATGTCGTGGGTCTGGCCCCACTTGTTGACGACACCGTCCCTTGCGTTTTCTGACATGCGGTTGGTGCCGAGATTGTGCGTCGACGGATAGGGCGGTGTCGGGAATGTGCGCGTCGCCCCGACGGCATCATAGACCGCAGCGCCCTGCCTGTAGGCGTGATTGCGCATTGCGATGTCGTTCGGATGATCGCTGAAGTGGACATTCGCAACTGGCAGGCCCCACTGGTCCTTGACGTCATGGTTGAGTGTCACGCGGTTGGTTTCCTGTGGCATGTCCTCGCCGACCAGCCACATGCCGGCCATGTTCTCATACTGGTCGAGAGCCGAAGTGAACTCACGCCCCCAGGCGCCCGGGTCCAGGAACGCCGCCATGAACGGGATGCCGAGTGCCAGCGTTTCCATCTCGTAACCGCCGACAAAACCCCGGGACGGATCGTGACGCGATTCATCCTGGATGATCCCGGCCATTGTCGTTCCACGCCACATCTTGACCGGTTTGTCGAACACGGCATAGACGGACCCGGTCATGTGACGCATGTAGTTGCGTCCGACCTGCCCGGATGAGTTCGCCAGTCCGTCCGGAAACATCGCGGAAGCTGAATTCAGCAGCATTCGGGGCGACTCGAACGAATTGCCTGCAACACAAACGATGCGGGCTTTCTGCATTTGCAGGTTGCCGTCCTTGTCGAAGTATTCGACCCCGGTCACCTTACCGTCCTGGTTGTGAAGGATGCGGGCGACGTGGGCGTTTTCCCGCACCTCAAGATTGCCCGTCGCTTCACCGCGCGGAATGTCCGTATAGGCGGCAGACCACTTCGCGCCCCATTTGCATCCCTGGAAACAAAAGCCTGTTTGCTGACAAGGCACACGCTCATCAAAGTCCACCGCATTGATGGCCATGCGTCCGGTATGAACGTCCTTGTAGCCGAGCGCACGAGCGCCTTTTTCAAAAACAAGGTAGTTGTTGTTGCCTGGCAGTCCCGGACGTCCGTTCGTGCGTGTCACGCCCAGCTTGTCTTCCGCCTTGGCGTACCAGGGCTCCATTTCTTCCGCATTGATCGGCCAGTCGAGCAGGCTGGCGCCCTGCACGTCTCCATAGGTCGTGGCGGCCTTCCATTCATGCGGTTGAAAACGCAAGGACGCGCCCGCCCAGTGTGTCGTCGTGCCGCCAACGGCCTTGACGATCCAGGCCGGCAGGCCGGAAAAGTCCTTGGCAACACGCCAGTCGCCACTGGTCGTGCGTGGATCCACCCAGGCAAGCTGGCCAAAACTCTCCCATTCGTCATTGACATAATCGTCGGGCAGATAGCGGCCTCCCGCTTCCAGCGCGACAACGCTCACGCCCTTCTGCGCCAGCTCGTTTGCCAAAACACCACCACCGGCACCGGTACCGATGACAACGACAACGGTGTCGTCATTCTGATCAAAAGGTGCAGCCATAGTTCTGTCCTCCCCTATGGCTCAAAGCCAGTTAATGTCGTTGAAGCCACGGTCCACGTAACCGCCCTTGGAAAAGCTCTCGCCCTCGTACCCAAAGGCCGGCCAGACAGCTTTCTGATTGTAGAGACCTGTCACGAGCCCTCCGCGAACTTTCTGGAAAAACGGGCTTTCTTCCATGTTGCGCAGGATGTCCACCCGGTCGCGTTCCCAACCGGTATCAAGGTAACCGGCGTGACCCTTGCCGCGGGCAGCGGCATCAAGAGCCGCTATTCCGGCCTCGACTTCTTCTGCGAGATCGTCGTTGTCGTAGCCCTGTACAGCGATCACATAGAACTCGTCCGCGATACGGTCGTGGGGGTAGATGTCGCGCGCCATCTGCACGAGCGTTGCAAAGGTTTCCGGCTTTAAAGTGCTGACTTCCGTCGCCCAGGCCGCGTCCCTTGCTGCAATGAAACCCGATCCTATCGCGAACGATGCACCGACCGCGCTGGCTCGCAATAGCAATTGCCTGCGGCTGAGGCCCTTGGGCCCATCTGCCTTGGTCATTTCCTTTCCTCCCTGTTGTAGTTATTTGAAGCGGCCTCCCCGTTCGAGCACTTCGATCTGGTACCCGTCGGGGTCCGCGACAAAGAAAAACCGGGCCACCAGCTCGCCGGCCGGCGCAAACTCGACAAGTTTCCGGGGATTGAGACCTTCAGCCTCGAAACGCGCATGTTCGGCGTCAAGGTCAGCTACGGAGACAGCGAAGTGACCGTACCCGTTGCCGAGCTCATAGGGCTCGCCCTGCGACTTGTTTACTGTGAGTTCAAGCTCAAATTCGCTTTCCGGATTGCTCAGATAAATGAGGGCGAATTCCGGGAAATCCAGGCGATCCTTCACGGTCAGACCGAACGCCTTCTCGTAAAAGGCAAGGGACCGCTCCTCGTCCAGAACGCGGATCATGGAGTGTATTGCTTTGGCCAAAAGACCGTCCTCCCGCTGCTGTGACTACGCGGAAGGTTAGTGGGTGCAGTGCCGGTCGGGTGGTATACTTATACCACGGAGAGTTTTTTCTCCGGTGCGCCGCTTTCGAACTCGGACGGCATCATGTCCGGCACTTCCACACCCGGGTTCACTTCGATGAATTTCAGGCACGCGCATCGCAACAGCGACGTGAAGTTTGTCGGCTCACCACGCAGCTGCAAGACCTCTGAATGGAGCGTCGATATGAAGGTCGGGGTGGAAACGTTGTCGCGCCTTGCGATCTCGTCGATAATCTCCCAGAAGGCGTTTTCCAGCCGAATGCTCGTGCTCTGCCCGTTCAGGCGCATGCTTCGGGTTTGTGTGGCGTAACGCTCAGGATCCTGTCCTGCAAAGATCTGACACATATTGTTCCTCCCGGTGTCAGTTTGTTGGCTCGCAAAGCAAAAAGCTCTGCTGGCTTCCGTGTTTGCACACGGAGGCGATCATTATGATCCAGAGACCGGCTGAGCACCAGTCACCCCAACGCGAGCCGTCAGACCGTGCCCTGATGCAAAACGCCAAAGGACATATTCAGCGGACAAGGAATGGCATGCCCCCCCGATCAAGATGGGCTGAAATTGCTGCTTCCGGCCACCTCTGTCGTCATCAACTCACTGATTTGACCCGATTGATCCTCGGAGCTTCTTGCAACTCCTCCTCATCTTGAAGTGCGTAGCAAAGCGAAGTCTCGAAGGGTGGGCCCGCACACAGTGTATTGTATGCAGCCCATCCTTCGAGACAGGCCTGAGGCCTCCTCAGGATGAGGCTGAAGGTGGATGTTTCGGCGACACACTCAGTGCCGCCCCGGTCTTGAGCCGGGGCCGGATTCGAATGATTTTCTCGAGCCCAAGGGGGGAAGGGTCCCGGATCAAGTCCGGGACGGCGTTGTAGGAAATTCAGCCGACTTCGTCACCCCGGACGAAGCGCAGCGGAGATCCGGGGCCGGTGAGCCAAGGTCTACCCGCAGAGATATTTGAAACCCGCCGGACCTCACCCTCCCCTATCCCGGCTCGCGATTCGCTTGGCCGGGTTGACGACGACAATGGACGAAAGACCTCATCCTGAGGAAGCGCGCAGCGCTGTCTCGAAGGATGGCTTCTTGCTCCAACGCGTGTTGTCTAAAGCGCGAGCTTGAGCTTACCGCCACGCATGGAACGGGAGCAGCAGGACATCATCCGCCGGTTCCCAGCGCGCTCCGTGCGCGTCAGAACCATGTCGCGATGGTCGATTTCGCCTTCCAGAACCTCAACTTCGCAGCTGCCGCACAAACCTTCCCTGCAGTCGCAGGCCAGATCGATACCAGCCGACAAAAGCGTGTCGAGCAGTGTCTGGTCCGCTTCAACGGTCAATGTCAGTCCGGAATCCTTCAATTCAATCTCGAAGGCATTTTCCTTGTCTGGATCGAGGCCGGTGGCATTGGACGTGAAATGCTCAAAATGAAATGTGCCGTCAGGCATATCCGCCGTCCACTTTTCAACCGCGGAGATCAGCCGATCCGGGCCGCAAACGTAGATCTGCCCACCATCCGGGAGGCCCTCGACGATCGCCTTTATATCGGCGCGCTTGCCCTCATCACCTGCATGAAGCGTTAGGCAAGAACCATGGTCTTCTTCCAGGCGGTCAACGAATGCCATGCTCCCACGCGACCGTCCGCAGTAATGCACGTGATAGGTTTTGCCCAGCTGTTTCAATCGGTCCGCCATCGCGACAATCGGCGTTATGCCGATGCCACCGGCCAGCAGGACGACGTGGGATGCAGTTTCGTCAAGACGGAACAGGTTGCTTGGGCCACGCAGTCGTAGCTCCATCCCCTTCGCGAGCGCCTCGTGGAAGTGTCGCGAACCGCCGCGTCCGTTTTCCTCGCGCAGGATCGCAATATCGTACCCATTTGCGTCAGCCGGCCCGCACAATGAATATTTGCGGTCGTATCCGTCACTGCAGAGCTCGATATGAGCGCCCGCGCTCCAGCCTGGAAGGTCTCGGCCGACAGCATCCTCGACACTTACCCCAATAATGTTGTCCGCTTCGGAACGGATATCCACCACTCGAACCTTGCGCGCAATGTCCCGGCGAGACGGTGGACCGACTGGAAAGTGTTTCTGGGTGTTTGCGATCTGCGGGTCGTTCCGCTCCGGGTTGCCGGAGGGATCCCACTCGACCCAGACCTGCTCCGGTCCCCTGAACGATGTGGTCGGCAGATATGCGAATTCCTGCTCTGCGAGCTGCAGATGCGGCAGCCGCCGGGTGAATTCCTCCAGGAAGATTCGCATTTCCATGCGGCCGATATTCTTGCCCATGCATTGATGGCTGCCATAGCCGAATGTCAGGTGATCGACGGCATTGTCCCGGTAGATATCAAACCGGTCACCGTCTTCAAAGTGACGCTCGTCCCGATTGCCGGAAGCCTGCACGATCAGGAGTTTGGCCCCTACAGGCAGGTCGACGTCGCCGAGCCGGGCTGCGGCCGTCGTCTTCCGGCGCCAGGCAACGATCGATCCGGAAAATCGCAAGCATTCCTCAACGGCATTGGGTATCAGGCTCGGATCGGCGCAGATGTCCTCCCAGGCCTGCCGATGGGTCAAAAGCGTTTTGAACATGTTTGCCGAAGCCAGCGACGTCGTCTCATGCGCGGCCACGATGATCGCCATCATCATGGAATGCACATAGCTGTCCGTGACGACGTCCGGCATCTCCGCGTTTTTACGGATTGTCTCGTGCATCCACCCGGTGCCATCCGGTTCCAGCTTCATGCGCTCTATGATCTTGCCCGCATATTGCCAGAACTGGCCGACGGAATGGGCAACCGCGATCTGCTGTTCGTCGGTCGGCTTGCCCCAGGTGTTGACGGAGTGCGCAACCGAGAATTTTCGGAAAGTTTCGATCTCATCTTCCGGAACGCCCAGAAAATGCAGCGCGACATTCAGCGGGACCTCATAGAGGATGGCATCCACAAGCTCGACCCGGCCGCTATCGATAAACGCATCCATTTTCTCGCGCGTCAGCCGCCGCACCATCTCCTGCTTGGCTTCCAGATTTTCGGGTAGAAAGTGATCCATCAGGACGCGCCGGCGTTCCATATGCGCCGGTTCGTCTTCGTTCACCATGGTCCGGTTCAGCTGATAGCCATAGCTCTTCAGCACCTCCATCGCCTCTGGCGGCGCCGGCGTCATTTTCTCAAGGGCAATGGAGGGTGAATAGAGGATGTTGTCCCGAAAAACCGCCTTGATGTCGTCATACCGGCTGACCACCCAGTAGCCGAGCCTGGGACTGTAGAACACCGGCAACTGGTCCCGGGACCAGCGCAAAGCGTCGGCAGGATCAACCTGGTAAGGCCCGGAAAAGGCATCAAACTCGGCCGCCATGCGCGACAGCGGGCATTGTCCGCCATTTGCCGTGGCGCTGTCCGCGTTCCTGGAACCCGTCATGATCTCCCCTCATCAAACGCGCGCAGTTTGCAACACGGCGTCAAAATAGGAAAGAACGCTGATCGAGGTGGCCGGTAAGCTGTCTTCGCTGCTTGTGCGTGTACGCACAAACGAAGGAGTACCTGTCCAAGTCGCAATACCTGAAGAGTTGCAGGTATCAGGAGACCGGTGTTCGCAACACCCGGCCTCTACGCGTCCGCATCAAACAAATCCGATCGGCATGGACGACCCAGGCTTCATCTTTGCTTCCTTTGCCAGCGCTCGGGTGATGTCCTGCCGCGTCGCCTTCTTGTTGAAGCGGAGTTGCTTTCTCACCACCGAAAAGTCACCAGGGGTCAGATTTCGCATCTCGGCGAGCTCAGCCGGCGCATCCATGCCAAAATAAATTCGAAACGCATGCGCCAGACCGGCGCGGTCGAGCGGTTTCAGCTCCAGCTTGAAGTCAAACCGCCGCAAGGTCGCCGCGTCCAGCTTCGATGCATAGTTGGTCGCCGCCAGAACCGGTTGGTCGTGACGATCAAGCCATGACAACAGCTCGTTGACCTGCCCGGCTTCCCAGCTCGTGCTCGCGGAACCGCGATCGAACATCAGGCTGTCCGCTTCATCGAAGAACAGAACACCCTGTTCCTTGCGCGCATCTGCAAATGCTTCGGCAATGTTACGCTCTGTTCCCCCAACCCATTTCGAAAGCAAGTCAGACGCGCGCTTGGTAAGCAGCGGTTTGTCCAGGCGTGCGGCAAAATGGTGGGCAAACGCCGTCTTGCCTGTGCCCGGCGGACCGCTCAGCAAGAGTGAAACGTCGTTGTGGCCACATTCGGCAATGCCTTCCAAAACAGCTTTAAGAGAGGGTTCGGTGTTATAGAGCGCCAGGTCTATTTCCGTCGAAATCCGGTTCGGCATGTCACCACCACGAAGCGTTTTTACAAGCGCGAACGCGGCCTCTTCGACTGTTCCGCCGTTTCCGGCGAGTTTGGACGCCCTGGCCGCGTTGCGAAGAACTGTTGTCGTTTCGGGAGCACTTTCGACAAGGGTCGCAAGCGATCTGGAAAAGGCCACGCCTTCATCTTTGCAGATGCGCTCGGCAACACGTTGTCTGGTGCTGCGCGAGGGATAATCCAGTTTCAGCACGTAACTCATTCGGCGGATGATCGCGTCGTCCATGTTTCCGACGGCATTCGTTGTCCAGATAATCGGCACAGGATTGTTTTCCAGCACGCGATTGACGAACACTTTGCTGCCTTCCCGGCGTGTCATCCAGTCGCCTGAACTGCGCTGGCTGTTACCGATGAAGTCTTCCATTTCGTCAAACAGGACAACAGCGTCTTTCTTGTCCTTCAAGATACGTTGCGCAAGCATAAGGGCGCTGACACGATCGTACCGTGTCGGCTCTTCCCCGTCTTCGTCGATTTCGCCCACGGCATGCAGACGCAAGGCCGCCTCACGGCAGATGACACGCGAAAACTCGGTCTTACCCGTTCCAGGTGGACCGTAGATCAAGATGTTGACACCCTTTGACCGTTTCGAAACCGCTCCGGCAATCAGGCGCGTGATGAAAGCCCCATCCTGCACTTCTGCAAAGTCCTTCATCGAAAAAGCGGTCTCGTGGCGCGGTCCAACAAGCGCATCCACGAATTCCTCGCCCTGGCTCGGAGCACGGTCGAGCAGTGTTTCAAGCGTCCACTTCACGTCGACCGAAACGGACCCTCTGCGGTTCATCTGAAATCCGATCAGGCCCAGGCGGAATACCGGACTGCGCCGGACAAAGCGCAAGGCATCATGCGCGGAAACACCGCAGAGTTCTGCAAGCAAGACCGGAAGATCGACCCCTTTGCCGGTAATGACGTCGGTCAGGCTGCTCAGTTTCGGCAAGCGATCACAGCCGATGAGCAACGCCAGCAAAACCCTGTTTTCGGTGTCGAGTTCCAGGAGTTCCGACAGCATGTCCGAAATCTCCATCACGTAAGGCACCGGCGCTTCAGACAAGCGCCAGCGCCGGAACGCTTCCTGAAAGCTTTTCCAGTTGTTTGTCTCGTGTTTGCTAAGGCCCAGGTCGAGCCAGGCCAGATTATCCAGTGTCCAGTCTCTAAGCGCTTGCGCCAGAGGAGCATCGTCGGAAAGCCCGCGGCTCACGTGGAGCAGCATGGCCTTCACCAGCTGATATTCGTTCATGAGTGTCCCATGTCCCCATCCGGGTTCACATGGCGCACGTGATGGTGCTTACGAACCCGAAGTAAGTTTCTTGTGTTTGGGGTTTGCGCAGTCGGCGAATTTCCGATCCCGACCGCAGCACTTGGGATGTGCTTACAGCAGAGACTGGAAAGCGCCTGGGCGCGGACCCGATAAGGTGTTTTGATCCAGCAATGCACTTCTCCTATGCGCTGTCTCGCAGCGCCAACGGGACGCTACGTAACGGCACGCGGATTTCAATTCAACCGTTAAGTTCAACATGGATACGATCCTGAACGTGAGTTGCGCAAAAGTCACAGACGTTTTTCTGCTCAACTGCACGCGAAGCCGTTACTTAGAGGGCCTTCAAAAAAAGCCACCTCCGTTACTCGCTCCCGGGGCAACTCATGTGGTCTCACTTCGGCGCTGCCAGCGCCAACGCGACTACCGCAAGTAGCGATGCGGCCATCGCAATATTCACTCGGCGCTGAACCGTGGGATCAAGATTGAGCCGATGCAGAGCCATTCCAGCGTAAAGCCAGAGAAAATGTATCGGTAGCCAGATCATGTTCATGATCAGGAA encodes:
- a CDS encoding cytochrome P450/oxidoreductase; the encoded protein is MTGSRNADSATANGGQCPLSRMAAEFDAFSGPYQVDPADALRWSRDQLPVFYSPRLGYWVVSRYDDIKAVFRDNILYSPSIALEKMTPAPPEAMEVLKSYGYQLNRTMVNEDEPAHMERRRVLMDHFLPENLEAKQEMVRRLTREKMDAFIDSGRVELVDAILYEVPLNVALHFLGVPEDEIETFRKFSVAHSVNTWGKPTDEQQIAVAHSVGQFWQYAGKIIERMKLEPDGTGWMHETIRKNAEMPDVVTDSYVHSMMMAIIVAAHETTSLASANMFKTLLTHRQAWEDICADPSLIPNAVEECLRFSGSIVAWRRKTTAAARLGDVDLPVGAKLLIVQASGNRDERHFEDGDRFDIYRDNAVDHLTFGYGSHQCMGKNIGRMEMRIFLEEFTRRLPHLQLAEQEFAYLPTTSFRGPEQVWVEWDPSGNPERNDPQIANTQKHFPVGPPSRRDIARKVRVVDIRSEADNIIGVSVEDAVGRDLPGWSAGAHIELCSDGYDRKYSLCGPADANGYDIAILREENGRGGSRHFHEALAKGMELRLRGPSNLFRLDETASHVVLLAGGIGITPIVAMADRLKQLGKTYHVHYCGRSRGSMAFVDRLEEDHGSCLTLHAGDEGKRADIKAIVEGLPDGGQIYVCGPDRLISAVEKWTADMPDGTFHFEHFTSNATGLDPDKENAFEIELKDSGLTLTVEADQTLLDTLLSAGIDLACDCREGLCGSCEVEVLEGEIDHRDMVLTRTERAGNRRMMSCCSRSMRGGKLKLAL
- a CDS encoding VOC family protein, which encodes MAKAIHSMIRVLDEERSLAFYEKAFGLTVKDRLDFPEFALIYLSNPESEFELELTVNKSQGEPYELGNGYGHFAVSVADLDAEHARFEAEGLNPRKLVEFAPAGELVARFFFVADPDGYQIEVLERGGRFK
- a CDS encoding ribbon-helix-helix domain-containing protein; translation: MCQIFAGQDPERYATQTRSMRLNGQSTSIRLENAFWEIIDEIARRDNVSTPTFISTLHSEVLQLRGEPTNFTSLLRCACLKFIEVNPGVEVPDMMPSEFESGAPEKKLSVV
- a CDS encoding Twin-arginine translocation pathway signal, which translates into the protein MTKADGPKGLSRRQLLLRASAVGASFAIGSGFIAARDAAWATEVSTLKPETFATLVQMARDIYPHDRIADEFYVIAVQGYDNDDLAEEVEAGIAALDAAARGKGHAGYLDTGWERDRVDILRNMEESPFFQKVRGGLVTGLYNQKAVWPAFGYEGESFSKGGYVDRGFNDINWL
- a CDS encoding ATP-binding protein, which produces MNEYQLVKAMLLHVSRGLSDDAPLAQALRDWTLDNLAWLDLGLSKHETNNWKSFQEAFRRWRLSEAPVPYVMEISDMLSELLELDTENRVLLALLIGCDRLPKLSSLTDVITGKGVDLPVLLAELCGVSAHDALRFVRRSPVFRLGLIGFQMNRRGSVSVDVKWTLETLLDRAPSQGEEFVDALVGPRHETAFSMKDFAEVQDGAFITRLIAGAVSKRSKGVNILIYGPPGTGKTEFSRVICREAALRLHAVGEIDEDGEEPTRYDRVSALMLAQRILKDKKDAVVLFDEMEDFIGNSQRSSGDWMTRREGSKVFVNRVLENNPVPIIWTTNAVGNMDDAIIRRMSYVLKLDYPSRSTRQRVAERICKDEGVAFSRSLATLVESAPETTTVLRNAARASKLAGNGGTVEEAAFALVKTLRGGDMPNRISTEIDLALYNTEPSLKAVLEGIAECGHNDVSLLLSGPPGTGKTAFAHHFAARLDKPLLTKRASDLLSKWVGGTERNIAEAFADARKEQGVLFFDEADSLMFDRGSASTSWEAGQVNELLSWLDRHDQPVLAATNYASKLDAATLRRFDFKLELKPLDRAGLAHAFRIYFGMDAPAELAEMRNLTPGDFSVVRKQLRFNKKATRQDITRALAKEAKMKPGSSMPIGFV